The following coding sequences are from one Musa acuminata AAA Group cultivar baxijiao chromosome BXJ1-6, Cavendish_Baxijiao_AAA, whole genome shotgun sequence window:
- the LOC135675467 gene encoding uncharacterized protein LOC135675467 isoform X1 has product MSWCTIESDPEAMFDELDPSDDIFHHPASSPDRKLGKFLPKARAKPVKVTSAAPKTSYATLYAPPLEPVAPDADSNLEMERPYLQPCVSNSYSVACDHHSVQESVWQLKSTLAEPVESEGKYVENFQQNQGNIDQDADMCFSLDFPNGRLKTTGPVDSFRPKANSQHDDKELGVEESFCASSLCSGCNQTGATHSEINAVQQPFQVEQSILLKTYGDGECVQIGDIDVRSNIAESKEQASTKLSSMGALYDLSHSSGATGK; this is encoded by the exons ATGTCTTGGTGTACTATTGAGTCTGATCCTG AAGCTATGTTTGATGAATTAGATCCTTCCGATGACATTTTTCATCACCCAGCTTCTTCCCCAG ACCGAAAATTGGGCAAATTCCTACCTAAAGCTCGTGCAAAACCTGTTAAGGTTACCTCCGCAGCGCCCAAAACTTCTTATGCTACCCTGTATGCTCCTCCTCTCGAGCCTGTGGCTCCGGATGCTGATTCAAACCTTGAGATGGAGCGCCCCTATCTCCAACCTTGTGTTTCCAATTCCTATAGTGTGGCTTGTGACCACCATTCCGTGCAAGAATCTGTTTGGCAACTGAAGTCCACACTTGCAGAACCCGTAGAATCTGAAGGTAAATATGTGGAGAATTTCCAGCAAAATCAAGGAAACATAGATCAG GATGCAGATATGTGCTTTAGCTTGGATTTTCCTAATGGTCGCTTGAAGACGACTG GACCTGTTGATAGCTTTAGGCCAAAAGCTAATTCACAACATGATGACAAAGAACTTGGAGTCGAGGAATCATTCTGTGCCTCATCCCTCTGCTCTGGATGCAACCAAACAGGGGCTACTCACTCTGAAATAAATGCAGTTCAACAACCATTTCAGGTTGAACAATCAATCCTTTTAAAGACCTATGGAGATGGAGAATGTGTGCAAATTGGTGATATTGACGTGCGATCCAATATTGCAGAGTCAAAGGAACAG GCATCAACAAAGCTTTCCAGCATGGGCGCTCTTTACGACTTGTCTCATTCTAGTGGAGCCACTGGTAAGTAG
- the LOC135675467 gene encoding uncharacterized protein LOC135675467 isoform X2 translates to MFDELDPSDDIFHHPASSPDRKLGKFLPKARAKPVKVTSAAPKTSYATLYAPPLEPVAPDADSNLEMERPYLQPCVSNSYSVACDHHSVQESVWQLKSTLAEPVESEGKYVENFQQNQGNIDQDADMCFSLDFPNGRLKTTGPVDSFRPKANSQHDDKELGVEESFCASSLCSGCNQTGATHSEINAVQQPFQVEQSILLKTYGDGECVQIGDIDVRSNIAESKEQASTKLSSMGALYDLSHSSGATGK, encoded by the exons ATGTTTGATGAATTAGATCCTTCCGATGACATTTTTCATCACCCAGCTTCTTCCCCAG ACCGAAAATTGGGCAAATTCCTACCTAAAGCTCGTGCAAAACCTGTTAAGGTTACCTCCGCAGCGCCCAAAACTTCTTATGCTACCCTGTATGCTCCTCCTCTCGAGCCTGTGGCTCCGGATGCTGATTCAAACCTTGAGATGGAGCGCCCCTATCTCCAACCTTGTGTTTCCAATTCCTATAGTGTGGCTTGTGACCACCATTCCGTGCAAGAATCTGTTTGGCAACTGAAGTCCACACTTGCAGAACCCGTAGAATCTGAAGGTAAATATGTGGAGAATTTCCAGCAAAATCAAGGAAACATAGATCAG GATGCAGATATGTGCTTTAGCTTGGATTTTCCTAATGGTCGCTTGAAGACGACTG GACCTGTTGATAGCTTTAGGCCAAAAGCTAATTCACAACATGATGACAAAGAACTTGGAGTCGAGGAATCATTCTGTGCCTCATCCCTCTGCTCTGGATGCAACCAAACAGGGGCTACTCACTCTGAAATAAATGCAGTTCAACAACCATTTCAGGTTGAACAATCAATCCTTTTAAAGACCTATGGAGATGGAGAATGTGTGCAAATTGGTGATATTGACGTGCGATCCAATATTGCAGAGTCAAAGGAACAG GCATCAACAAAGCTTTCCAGCATGGGCGCTCTTTACGACTTGTCTCATTCTAGTGGAGCCACTGGTAAGTAG